In Novosphingobium sp. MMS21-SN21R, a single genomic region encodes these proteins:
- a CDS encoding LysR family transcriptional regulator, translating to MQRLKLKIQLYCGDEIAMGPGKADLLVAIAQEGSISAAARRMDMSYRRAWLLVDAMNRCWLEPLVETSPGSAKGSGAKVTAFGDAVLSHYRALQSRLQGTSDCADYKALAAALLNEPKVSQKA from the coding sequence ATGCAACGCCTCAAACTCAAGATCCAGCTCTACTGCGGTGACGAAATCGCGATGGGCCCAGGCAAAGCCGACCTGCTGGTCGCCATCGCGCAAGAGGGATCGATCTCCGCCGCCGCCCGCCGGATGGATATGAGCTACCGTCGCGCCTGGCTGCTGGTCGACGCCATGAACCGCTGCTGGCTCGAACCTCTGGTCGAGACCAGTCCCGGCAGCGCCAAAGGGAGCGGCGCGAAAGTGACCGCGTTCGGCGATGCGGTGCTGAGCCACTACCGCGCCTTGCAATCACGGTTGCAGGGGACATCGGACTGCGCGGACTACAAAGCACTGGCAGCAGCCCTTCTGAATGAGCCGAAAGTCAGCCAGAAGGCCTGA
- a CDS encoding aminotransferase class I/II-fold pyridoxal phosphate-dependent enzyme — protein sequence MIAQVEPFHAIAVSRLAHEMEAEGASVIHMEFGQPSTGAPARAIALAHEVLDNEAMGYWESVPLKSRIAHSYAENYGVMVEPEQVILTCGASPAFVMALSCLFVPGARVALARPGYVAYRNTLKAMYLEPVEMECGPDERFQVTAAALDALDPVPDGLIVASPANPTGTIIPPEDLAAIARVCRRKGIRVVSDEIYHGLSYGTRAASMLEHLPDAVIVNSFSKYFSMAGWRLGWLVVPKDLIGAARARMGNLFLTPPVLAQKAGLMAFDCREELEGHVATYARNRAILLEALPKMGLGRIAPPDGAFYIYADASEFTSDSLAFCEQLLRDTGVCTAPGIDFDPVGGKHFIRFSFAVSTPLVEEAVHRITPWFAAQR from the coding sequence ATGATCGCCCAGGTAGAACCGTTCCACGCCATCGCCGTCAGCCGCCTTGCCCACGAGATGGAAGCTGAGGGCGCCAGCGTTATCCACATGGAGTTCGGGCAACCCTCCACCGGCGCACCGGCCCGCGCTATCGCGCTGGCGCACGAAGTGCTCGACAATGAAGCGATGGGCTATTGGGAGAGCGTACCGCTGAAGAGCCGGATCGCGCACAGTTATGCCGAGAATTACGGCGTGATGGTTGAGCCGGAGCAGGTGATCCTGACGTGCGGTGCTTCGCCCGCTTTCGTCATGGCGCTGTCGTGCCTGTTTGTCCCCGGCGCACGGGTCGCGCTCGCGCGGCCGGGCTATGTGGCCTACCGCAATACCTTGAAGGCGATGTATCTGGAACCGGTAGAGATGGAATGCGGGCCGGATGAGCGTTTTCAGGTTACCGCTGCCGCGCTCGACGCACTTGATCCGGTGCCAGACGGCCTGATCGTGGCAAGCCCGGCCAATCCGACCGGCACGATCATCCCGCCCGAAGATCTGGCGGCCATCGCCCGAGTCTGTCGCCGCAAGGGAATCCGCGTGGTTTCGGACGAAATTTACCACGGCCTGAGTTACGGCACACGGGCGGCCTCTATGCTGGAGCATCTGCCTGACGCGGTGATCGTCAATTCGTTCTCCAAGTATTTCAGCATGGCAGGCTGGCGGTTGGGCTGGCTGGTGGTGCCGAAAGACCTGATCGGCGCGGCGCGGGCGCGCATGGGCAATCTGTTCCTGACGCCGCCGGTATTGGCACAGAAGGCGGGGTTGATGGCGTTCGATTGCCGGGAAGAGCTTGAGGGCCATGTCGCGACTTACGCGCGCAACCGGGCCATCTTGCTCGAAGCCTTGCCGAAGATGGGGCTGGGGCGCATCGCCCCGCCCGACGGGGCGTTCTACATCTATGCCGATGCCAGCGAGTTCACCTCTGACAGCCTTGCGTTCTGCGAACAGCTGCTGCGCGACACTGGCGTATGTACCGCGCCCGGGATCGACTTCGACCCAGTTGGCGGGAAGCACTTCATCCGCTTCAGCTTCGCGGTTTCGACCCCGTTGGTAGAGGAAGCAGTGCACCGCATCACGCCATGGTTTGCGGCCCAAAGATGA
- a CDS encoding TadE/TadG family type IV pilus assembly protein — MIEFALIAPMFLLLIVGCLDLGQMVYAVGVLDGVVEKAARDSSLETGDTAAADAKVQEVILKVLPGADVSSTRRSYFDFSDIERPERWNDANNDGACSEGENYVDENNNGDWDSDVGSTGNGGANDVVMYTVTVRYDPIFALPLVPIDWSRREIASTAVRRNQPFATQDALGSQSGTC; from the coding sequence GTGATCGAATTCGCGCTGATCGCACCGATGTTCCTGCTACTGATCGTCGGCTGTCTTGATCTTGGCCAGATGGTCTATGCTGTGGGCGTGCTCGATGGCGTCGTCGAAAAGGCTGCTCGCGATTCCTCGCTGGAAACAGGGGATACCGCTGCTGCCGACGCCAAGGTGCAAGAGGTCATTCTCAAGGTTCTGCCCGGCGCTGACGTATCCTCAACCCGCCGCAGCTATTTCGACTTTTCTGACATTGAGCGGCCCGAACGCTGGAACGACGCCAACAACGATGGCGCCTGTTCCGAGGGCGAGAACTATGTGGACGAGAACAACAACGGCGATTGGGACTCCGATGTCGGATCGACCGGCAATGGCGGGGCAAACGACGTGGTGATGTACACCGTCACTGTCCGCTATGACCCGATCTTCGCGCTCCCGCTCGTGCCAATCGACTGGAGCAGACGCGAGATCGCCTCGACCGCGGTTCGGCGCAACCAGCCCTTCGCCACGCAGGATGCCCTCGGTTCACAGAGCGGCACATGCTGA
- a CDS encoding queuosine precursor transporter, which translates to MSDPQLSQIDGTSSARRHFRYFDYVMASFVAILLLSNLIGAAKLAQVDGFTFGAGILFFPVSYVIGDVLTEVYGYANARRCVWMGFFALIFMAFMSFVVVAMPPAPGWDGQAAYESVFGSTWRIVLASVTAFWAGEFVNSFVLAKMKILTGGKMLWTRTIGSTVFGQAIDSAIFYPIAFLGIWTKEQVLTVMVTNWLMKVLWEAALTPVTYAVVSWLKKREGAEVFDTDTDFSPFAKAPAA; encoded by the coding sequence ATGAGCGATCCCCAACTTTCCCAGATTGATGGCACCAGCAGCGCGCGCCGCCATTTCCGCTATTTCGACTATGTGATGGCATCCTTCGTAGCCATTCTGTTGCTGTCGAACCTGATCGGTGCGGCCAAGCTGGCGCAAGTGGACGGCTTCACTTTCGGCGCAGGTATCCTGTTCTTCCCGGTGTCCTATGTGATCGGTGACGTGCTGACCGAGGTTTACGGTTATGCCAACGCACGGCGCTGCGTGTGGATGGGCTTCTTTGCGCTGATTTTCATGGCTTTCATGAGTTTTGTCGTCGTTGCCATGCCGCCCGCGCCCGGTTGGGACGGGCAGGCGGCTTATGAAAGCGTGTTCGGGTCGACCTGGCGTATCGTGCTGGCCTCGGTCACCGCGTTCTGGGCGGGCGAGTTCGTCAATTCGTTCGTGCTTGCCAAGATGAAGATCCTGACGGGCGGCAAGATGCTGTGGACCCGAACGATCGGCTCTACCGTGTTCGGGCAGGCAATCGACAGCGCGATTTTCTACCCCATTGCCTTCCTGGGCATCTGGACGAAGGAGCAGGTGCTAACCGTGATGGTCACGAACTGGCTGATGAAAGTCCTGTGGGAAGCGGCGCTGACGCCGGTGACTTATGCCGTGGTCAGTTGGCTAAAGAAGCGGGAAGGGGCCGAAGTGTTCGACACCGACACCGACTTCTCGCCCTTCGCAAAAGCACCAGCCGCATAA
- a CDS encoding amidohydrolase family protein, with translation MSLLHRIVALAVLAAPMSAYAAEKQEALTLLRPDAVFDGETAVLHKGWAVLVRGNRIEAAGPGIAAPAEASVIDLPGTTLMPGMIEGHSHLFLHPYNETPWDDQVLHESVALRTARATVHARVTLMAGFTTVRDLGTEGAGYADVGLKQAIEQGIVPGPRMLVATRAIVAPGAYGPRGFEPGTVTPLGAEEAGGPALVDAVRRQIAAGADLVKVYADYRWGPGEPSRPTFTEGELKAAVEAAHSAGRQVVAHASTAEGMRRAIAAGVDTIEHGDEGTTEVFAAMKAKGIGFCPTLAAGDAIARYRGWNGASPVPASVQEGFDALARARKAGVAICMGGDVGVYAHGDNAREAEMMVKAGMTPGEVAIAATSGNARMFGIGGKLGAVKPGLLADLVAVEGNPLVDIAVIRKVALVMKDGVLWKGPVER, from the coding sequence ATGAGCTTGCTCCACCGCATTGTCGCCTTGGCTGTCCTTGCCGCCCCAATGTCGGCCTATGCAGCCGAGAAGCAGGAAGCGCTTACGCTGCTGCGTCCTGACGCGGTGTTCGATGGCGAAACTGCCGTTTTGCACAAGGGATGGGCGGTTCTGGTGCGCGGCAACCGCATCGAAGCGGCGGGACCGGGCATTGCCGCCCCTGCCGAAGCCTCCGTCATCGACCTGCCCGGCACCACGCTCATGCCCGGCATGATCGAGGGGCATTCACACCTCTTCCTGCACCCATATAACGAGACGCCGTGGGACGATCAGGTCCTGCATGAATCGGTTGCCCTGCGCACCGCGCGGGCGACGGTTCATGCGCGCGTCACGCTGATGGCGGGCTTCACAACCGTGCGCGATCTTGGCACCGAGGGGGCGGGCTATGCCGATGTCGGGCTGAAGCAGGCGATCGAGCAGGGAATCGTGCCCGGCCCGCGCATGCTGGTGGCCACGCGCGCGATTGTCGCGCCGGGTGCCTATGGACCGCGCGGTTTCGAGCCGGGCACAGTGACGCCGCTTGGCGCGGAGGAAGCAGGCGGGCCGGCGCTGGTCGATGCGGTCCGGCGCCAGATTGCTGCCGGGGCTGATCTGGTGAAGGTCTATGCCGATTACCGCTGGGGGCCGGGCGAGCCGAGCCGCCCGACCTTTACCGAAGGCGAGTTGAAAGCGGCGGTCGAGGCAGCGCACAGCGCGGGGCGGCAGGTCGTTGCTCATGCCAGCACCGCCGAGGGGATGCGCCGAGCGATAGCAGCAGGCGTCGACACCATCGAGCATGGCGACGAGGGTACGACCGAAGTCTTTGCCGCGATGAAGGCCAAGGGCATCGGCTTTTGCCCGACGCTGGCCGCAGGCGACGCCATCGCACGCTACCGCGGATGGAATGGCGCGTCGCCAGTGCCTGCCAGCGTGCAGGAGGGTTTTGACGCGCTGGCAAGGGCACGCAAGGCAGGCGTGGCGATCTGCATGGGCGGAGACGTCGGCGTCTACGCACATGGCGATAACGCGCGCGAGGCCGAAATGATGGTCAAGGCCGGGATGACGCCGGGCGAGGTCGCCATTGCCGCAACGTCCGGCAACGCGCGGATGTTCGGCATCGGCGGCAAGCTTGGCGCGGTGAAGCCGGGGCTTCTGGCGGACCTGGTGGCGGTCGAGGGCAATCCGCTTGTCGACATTGCTGTGATCCGCAAGGTGGCGCTGGTGATGAAGGATGGTGTGCTGTGGAAAGGGCCGGTGGAGCGGTGA
- a CDS encoding pilus assembly protein TadG-related protein — protein sequence MPRFLSRLRRSRAGSVLPLAAASVPVIVALIGGGLDMSRTYKARNRLQSACDAGTLAGRRAVTTNGYDQTARTQATTFFNTNFNQTDVGASGTTFATSSPDSGNLVNGTASTAVETVVMGLIGVETIDVSVDCSATMGVGNSDITMVLDTTGSMGWELSGTSTTRIDALRAAMKNFYTTVSAATQGSNARVRYSFVPYSSSVNVGRLINNLDPDYLVDEWPIQSRTPVYNTVNENVFVGWGNPVNSSQEDYSTPTNGTDTVYSNSSYKKKGDCEDDLPANGSWVNDGDPYRNPPSTTINGNGQQVVTVKIDYPQKRNTYVCLKDDKKYYIYTRTQSRKYSVYTYETSDPVYETRSRQVFSHFAYKQVTYDVSSYKNFQAASVPNGTDGATISYTWKGCIEERETESDSAFSYTKLTGMSPSTALDLDIDSAPESGDDTTRWAPMWPEVAYYRTQRVNDRTSLTNVSETLRGDKADSYCPYQAQLLQTMSQSAFYTYADSLRAEGSTYHDLGMIWGLRLNSPDGPWADTVNIAPSNGGKVSRHIIFMTDGELAPSNTIQSTYGIEWHDRRITDDGSSSQSNRHSARFRVLCDVAKAKGFRVWVIAFASGMTTDLGYCASDNSSYTATNAAQLNTAFQEIAKNVGELRVYQ from the coding sequence GTGCCACGATTCCTTTCCAGACTTCGCCGCAGCCGGGCAGGGAGCGTGCTACCGCTAGCCGCGGCGAGCGTGCCGGTAATCGTAGCGCTGATCGGCGGCGGGCTCGACATGAGCCGCACCTACAAGGCGCGCAACCGTCTTCAATCAGCCTGTGACGCAGGCACGCTGGCTGGCCGGCGCGCCGTTACCACCAATGGCTATGATCAAACCGCAAGAACGCAAGCCACCACGTTTTTCAACACCAATTTCAATCAGACGGATGTGGGGGCAAGCGGCACAACGTTTGCGACGAGTTCCCCCGACAGCGGCAATCTTGTCAACGGGACGGCTTCGACAGCCGTGGAGACCGTGGTGATGGGCCTGATTGGGGTTGAGACGATCGACGTTTCAGTTGATTGCAGCGCGACGATGGGGGTCGGTAACAGCGACATTACGATGGTGCTCGACACCACCGGGTCGATGGGTTGGGAGCTTTCGGGCACCTCGACCACAAGGATCGACGCCCTTCGCGCGGCCATGAAGAATTTCTACACGACGGTGAGCGCGGCAACGCAGGGGTCAAACGCCCGGGTGCGATATTCGTTTGTTCCCTATAGTTCATCCGTGAATGTCGGTCGTCTGATCAACAATCTGGACCCGGATTATCTTGTCGATGAATGGCCGATTCAGTCGCGGACACCTGTTTACAATACCGTAAATGAGAATGTGTTTGTTGGCTGGGGCAATCCGGTAAACAGCAGTCAGGAGGACTATAGCACCCCGACCAACGGAACCGATACGGTGTACAGCAATTCATCGTACAAAAAGAAGGGTGACTGCGAGGATGACTTGCCTGCAAATGGATCGTGGGTAAACGATGGTGATCCCTATCGTAACCCTCCAAGCACGACGATCAATGGCAATGGTCAGCAGGTAGTGACTGTTAAAATCGACTATCCTCAGAAGAGAAATACATATGTCTGTCTGAAAGATGATAAAAAATACTATATCTACACTAGAACACAGTCCAGAAAATATTCTGTCTACACGTACGAAACATCCGATCCGGTCTACGAAACACGTTCAAGGCAGGTTTTTAGTCACTTTGCGTACAAGCAGGTGACCTATGACGTCAGCAGCTACAAGAATTTCCAAGCGGCAAGTGTGCCCAACGGCACGGATGGCGCAACGATTTCCTACACATGGAAGGGCTGCATCGAAGAGCGAGAAACTGAATCCGACAGTGCGTTCAGCTACACGAAACTCACGGGCATGAGCCCGTCGACTGCTCTTGACCTGGATATCGATTCCGCGCCTGAGTCAGGCGACGATACGACCCGTTGGGCTCCGATGTGGCCCGAGGTCGCTTATTATCGCACCCAGCGTGTGAATGATCGAACCAGCCTTACCAACGTCTCCGAGACTCTCCGGGGGGACAAGGCAGATTCGTATTGCCCATACCAAGCGCAGTTGTTGCAAACGATGAGCCAGTCGGCTTTCTATACTTATGCCGACTCTTTGCGGGCAGAAGGGTCAACCTATCACGATCTGGGCATGATCTGGGGCCTGCGCCTCAATTCGCCGGATGGGCCGTGGGCCGACACTGTGAACATTGCGCCGAGCAATGGCGGCAAAGTTTCTAGGCATATAATCTTCATGACCGACGGTGAGCTGGCTCCGAGCAATACCATTCAGTCGACGTACGGGATCGAATGGCACGACCGTCGGATTACCGATGACGGCAGTTCGTCACAGTCCAACCGCCACTCCGCTCGCTTTCGCGTGCTTTGCGATGTCGCGAAGGCCAAGGGCTTCAGGGTTTGGGTGATCGCGTTCGCCTCTGGCATGACAACCGATCTCGGCTATTGCGCCTCGGACAACAGTTCCTACACCGCCACGAATGCGGCCCAGCTCAACACAGCCTTCCAGGAAATCGCCAAGAATGTCGGCGAACTGCGGGTCTACCAGTGA
- a CDS encoding spermidine synthase has product MRLMQYGDEFTILLERTELMSTRASGSEEALATMTYARLGQHDGQEWLIGGYGMGYTLRAALAVLAPDASVTVAEIVPEIIEWAHGPMHGLTAGCLDDPRVTLVNDDVALLIDSAREGYDAILLDVDNGPDGLTRLDNDDLYYRNGLQAAMAALRHGGILAVWSAEPDEAFAKRLRDTGFDVDEVIVPEIGKDRGVTHVIWFAQKP; this is encoded by the coding sequence ATGCGCCTGATGCAGTATGGCGACGAGTTCACGATCCTGCTCGAACGCACCGAGCTGATGAGCACTCGTGCCAGCGGTTCGGAAGAAGCGCTGGCGACGATGACTTACGCACGGCTCGGCCAGCATGACGGTCAGGAATGGCTGATCGGCGGATATGGCATGGGCTATACCCTGCGCGCCGCACTGGCCGTGCTGGCGCCTGATGCCAGTGTGACCGTGGCTGAGATCGTGCCCGAAATCATCGAATGGGCGCACGGTCCGATGCACGGGCTGACGGCGGGATGCCTTGACGATCCGCGCGTGACGCTGGTCAACGACGATGTCGCCTTGCTGATCGATTCGGCGCGCGAAGGCTATGATGCGATCCTGCTCGATGTCGATAATGGTCCCGACGGCCTGACCCGGCTAGACAACGACGACCTCTATTATCGCAACGGGTTGCAGGCTGCGATGGCCGCGCTGCGCCATGGCGGCATTCTCGCGGTGTGGTCGGCCGAACCCGACGAGGCATTCGCCAAGCGCCTGCGCGATACCGGCTTCGATGTCGATGAGGTGATCGTGCCCGAGATCGGCAAGGACCGCGGCGTTACGCACGTCATCTGGTTCGCGCAGAAGCCCTGA
- a CDS encoding DUF6481 family protein, whose product MAGYKEPGFNDRIAAAQIAREKALAKLKAKPAPDPAALAEAAAKAAAREAAQAEKRKAAEAERAAKREAELLRKQELAEAAQAAIKPEMTEAERKAARDARYAARKARKK is encoded by the coding sequence ATGGCAGGATACAAGGAACCAGGGTTCAACGACCGGATCGCCGCGGCACAAATCGCACGCGAAAAGGCCCTCGCAAAGCTGAAGGCCAAGCCCGCTCCCGACCCTGCAGCACTGGCAGAGGCTGCCGCCAAGGCCGCCGCTCGCGAAGCCGCGCAGGCCGAGAAGCGCAAGGCCGCCGAAGCTGAACGCGCGGCAAAGCGCGAGGCAGAACTGCTGCGCAAGCAGGAGCTCGCCGAAGCCGCTCAGGCCGCGATCAAGCCTGAAATGACCGAAGCCGAGCGCAAGGCGGCCCGCGATGCGCGCTATGCTGCGCGCAAGGCCCGCAAGAAGTAG
- a CDS encoding pilus assembly protein TadE, with product MLKRAGQIVRRLASCRSGVSVVEFALVMPVILSIGLYGVEIAYLNTVDMKLSEIALTLADNASRLGQTDNSAVTPTVTEDDVNEVMLGARAQGDTINIGTRGRIILTSLERDSATGKQFIHWQRCFGSLARQSAYGNATSRNGLNGAVITGLGSGPNKVTATSSSTAVMFVEVYYSYTGLVGDTFVSNRVIKKEGAYLIRDERNLTPGVTGTGGQYPC from the coding sequence ATGCTGAAGCGCGCGGGCCAAATCGTCCGGCGTCTGGCCAGCTGTCGTTCGGGCGTTTCCGTGGTCGAGTTCGCGCTCGTCATGCCGGTCATTCTCTCGATCGGGCTATACGGGGTCGAGATCGCCTATCTGAACACGGTCGACATGAAACTCAGTGAAATTGCCCTGACGCTGGCGGACAACGCTTCGCGCCTTGGCCAGACCGACAACAGTGCGGTCACGCCGACGGTGACCGAGGACGATGTCAATGAAGTCATGCTGGGTGCGCGCGCGCAGGGGGACACAATCAACATCGGGACGCGGGGCCGGATCATCCTGACCAGCCTTGAGCGCGACTCTGCTACCGGCAAGCAGTTCATCCATTGGCAGCGCTGTTTCGGCAGTCTTGCCCGGCAGTCTGCCTATGGCAACGCGACATCGCGCAACGGCTTGAACGGCGCAGTCATCACCGGGCTGGGCAGTGGTCCGAACAAGGTAACGGCTACCAGTTCCAGCACCGCCGTGATGTTCGTCGAGGTCTATTATTCCTACACAGGTCTGGTCGGCGACACGTTCGTCTCAAACCGCGTAATCAAGAAGGAAGGCGCCTACCTGATCCGCGACGAGCGCAACCTCACTCCCGGCGTGACCGGCACCGGCGGGCAGTATCCTTGCTGA